The following proteins are encoded in a genomic region of Arcobacter cloacae:
- a CDS encoding cation diffusion facilitator family transporter — MTLQKKATVVSSSVAAVLTLIKLVIGIASGSVAVLASAVDSILDMFVSIFNYFAISNSEKPADKTFNYGRGKIEALASVIEGTIITISGLYLLYEAINKAINGEVSKYLDISIYVMIISLVITISLVTYLNYIAKKTNSMVIRADALHYKTDVFSNLAVLTSLLLVSFTGYEIIDVFVGGGIALYIIYSAYGLIRDGVLVLLDRAVDEEIVSKIKEIIEDNKRVNAYHLLKTREAGHQTFVEVHLVFDCIITLMEAHKASDSIENKIKKLDNKRDWIINIHMDPYDDFKINDTNH, encoded by the coding sequence ATGACTCTTCAAAAAAAAGCTACCGTTGTTTCCTCTAGTGTTGCAGCGGTACTTACACTTATAAAACTTGTTATTGGAATAGCAAGTGGTTCAGTTGCTGTTTTAGCATCAGCTGTTGACTCTATTTTAGATATGTTTGTATCTATTTTTAACTACTTTGCTATTTCAAACTCCGAAAAACCAGCCGATAAAACTTTCAATTATGGAAGAGGAAAGATTGAAGCTTTAGCTTCAGTTATAGAAGGAACTATTATTACAATCTCAGGGCTTTATTTACTTTATGAAGCAATAAATAAAGCAATAAACGGTGAAGTTTCAAAATACCTTGATATCTCTATTTATGTAATGATTATCTCTTTAGTTATAACTATTTCTTTAGTTACTTACTTAAATTATATAGCTAAAAAAACAAATTCTATGGTTATAAGAGCTGATGCACTTCACTATAAAACAGATGTTTTTAGTAATTTGGCCGTATTAACTTCATTATTACTTGTAAGTTTTACAGGTTATGAAATAATTGATGTTTTTGTTGGTGGTGGAATTGCTTTATATATTATATATTCAGCTTATGGACTTATTCGTGATGGAGTATTAGTTTTACTTGATAGAGCTGTAGATGAAGAGATTGTTTCAAAAATAAAAGAAATAATAGAAGATAATAAAAGAGTAAATGCTTATCATTTATTAAAAACAAGAGAAGCAGGTCATCAAACATTTGTGGAAGTACACTTAGTATTTGACTGTATTATTACACTTATGGAAGCACATAAAGCAAGTGATTCTATAGAAAATAAGATAAAAAAACTAGATAATAAAAGAGATTGGATTATAAATATTCATATGGATCCATACGATGATTTTAAAATAAATGATACAAATCATTAA
- the zupT gene encoding zinc transporter ZupT: MDDLTLNNYLIAFSLTLFAGISTSIGAVLAFFSKEKNYKILSLGLGFSAGVMIYVSFMEILVKSKESFFEIYKSEPLAEFLMIVCFFLGILLSAFIDYMIPKDVNPHEPKSSGELNVLKEDVKTSTLKLAHLKRTGIFTALAIGIHNFPEGFATFTASLESFSLGLSIAIAIAIHNIPEGMSISLPIYYATNSKKKAFWYATLSGLAEPIGAVVGFFLLYPFLQDSTLAIIFGIVAGIMIHISFDELLPASRIYGNAHTTILGICLGMLVMSLSLLAFI; this comes from the coding sequence ATGGATGATTTAACTCTAAATAACTATTTAATTGCCTTTTCATTAACACTTTTTGCAGGAATCTCAACTTCAATAGGTGCTGTTTTAGCTTTTTTTTCAAAAGAAAAAAATTATAAGATTTTATCTTTGGGGCTTGGTTTTTCAGCTGGGGTTATGATTTATGTCTCTTTTATGGAAATACTTGTTAAATCCAAAGAGAGCTTTTTTGAAATATATAAAAGTGAACCTTTAGCAGAGTTTTTGATGATTGTATGTTTCTTTTTAGGAATTCTTTTGAGTGCTTTTATAGATTATATGATTCCAAAAGATGTAAATCCTCATGAACCTAAAAGTAGCGGTGAATTAAATGTACTAAAAGAAGATGTAAAAACTTCCACTTTAAAATTAGCCCATTTAAAAAGAACTGGTATTTTTACAGCTTTAGCTATTGGTATTCATAACTTTCCTGAAGGTTTTGCAACATTTACAGCCTCTTTAGAGAGTTTTTCTTTAGGACTTTCTATAGCTATTGCAATAGCTATTCACAATATTCCAGAAGGAATGTCAATATCTTTACCAATTTATTATGCAACAAATAGCAAAAAAAAGGCTTTTTGGTATGCAACTTTGTCAGGTTTAGCAGAACCTATTGGTGCTGTTGTTGGATTCTTTTTACTATATCCATTTTTGCAAGATTCAACCCTTGCTATAATCTTTGGAATTGTTGCTGGTATTATGATTCATATCTCTTTTGATGAGCTTCTTCCTGCTTCAAGAATATATGGAAATGCTCATACTACAATACTTGGTATTTGTCTTGGAATGTTAGTAATGTCACTTAGTTTATTGGCATTTATATAA
- a CDS encoding pyridoxal phosphate-dependent aminotransferase yields MKIANRMENLSPSVTMAITALARELKAQGKDILSFSAGEPDFDTPVIVKEAAIKAINEGQTKYTAVEGIIATKQAIINKLKKDHGLEYKLDGIVISNGAKHSLFNLFQVLVEDGDEVIIPAPYWVTYPEQVKYSGGVPVFIETNDSTEFKITPEQLKAAITPKTKILLLNTPSNPTGSVYSKEELLALGEVLKGTDIIVFSDEMYEKIMYNGKKFTAAAQVSEDMYKRTVTINGLSKAVAMTGWRFGYIATCDAALAKALTKLQGQVTSNINTMTQYAAIPALEGDADETIEMMRVEFEKRKNYAVSAFNDIKGLSSIDPDGAFYLFINIQEVTNDSMKFCAELLEQKGVALVPGLAFGTEGYVRFSFATDLATIQEGIKRIKEFVENK; encoded by the coding sequence ATGAAAATTGCAAACAGAATGGAGAATTTGTCTCCATCGGTTACTATGGCAATCACTGCCCTAGCAAGAGAGCTTAAAGCTCAAGGTAAAGATATACTAAGTTTTAGTGCAGGTGAGCCTGACTTTGACACTCCTGTAATCGTTAAAGAAGCGGCTATCAAGGCTATTAATGAAGGTCAAACAAAATATACAGCAGTAGAAGGTATTATCGCTACCAAGCAAGCAATTATTAATAAATTAAAGAAAGACCACGGTTTAGAATACAAACTTGATGGTATCGTAATTAGCAATGGTGCAAAACACTCATTATTTAACTTATTCCAAGTTCTTGTTGAAGATGGTGATGAAGTAATTATCCCAGCACCTTATTGGGTAACATATCCAGAACAAGTTAAATATTCAGGTGGAGTTCCTGTATTTATTGAAACAAACGATTCAACTGAATTCAAAATTACACCAGAGCAATTAAAAGCAGCAATTACACCAAAAACAAAAATTTTATTATTAAATACTCCTTCTAATCCAACAGGTTCTGTTTATTCAAAAGAAGAACTTTTAGCTTTAGGTGAAGTTTTAAAAGGTACTGATATTATCGTATTCTCAGATGAAATGTATGAAAAAATTATGTACAACGGTAAAAAATTCACAGCTGCTGCGCAAGTATCTGAAGATATGTACAAAAGAACTGTAACTATCAATGGATTAAGTAAAGCTGTTGCTATGACAGGATGGAGATTTGGATATATTGCAACTTGTGATGCAGCACTTGCAAAAGCTTTAACTAAACTTCAAGGTCAAGTTACTTCAAATATCAACACAATGACTCAATATGCAGCAATTCCTGCACTTGAAGGTGATGCTGATGAGACTATTGAAATGATGAGAGTTGAATTTGAAAAAAGAAAAAATTACGCTGTTTCAGCATTTAATGATATCAAAGGTTTATCAAGTATAGACCCTGATGGTGCGTTTTATCTATTTATCAACATTCAAGAAGTTACAAATGACTCTATGAAATTCTGCGCTGAGTTATTAGAGCAAAAAGGTGTTGCATTAGTTCCAGGACTTGCTTTTGGAACAGAAGGTTATGTAAGATTCTCTTTTGCTACTGATTTAGCAACTATTCAAGAGGGAATCAAAAGAATAAAAGAGTTTGTAGAAAATAAATAA
- a CDS encoding M48 family metallopeptidase, with protein MSFQIEIEEKIITVELKNRKNIKHCYLRILKENLIEIKVNRYFTLYDAKKLIEKKSEWIKSSIKKLSKNRLNEDEFSYLGEIKKLEDFNIKNLDIFYKKEIQKILPLKVEELSKKMQLFPTSISFRKNKRTWGSCNYKNGLNFNILLMKFPIEVMEYVIIHELAHIKHKNHSKDFWNLVEVYCPNYREIEKRFKNFL; from the coding sequence TTGAGTTTTCAAATAGAAATTGAAGAAAAAATCATAACAGTAGAATTAAAAAATAGAAAAAATATAAAACATTGCTATTTGCGTATTTTAAAAGAGAATTTGATTGAAATAAAAGTAAATAGATATTTTACTCTTTATGATGCAAAAAAATTGATTGAAAAAAAGTCTGAATGGATAAAATCTTCGATAAAAAAACTATCGAAAAATAGGCTAAATGAAGATGAATTTTCATATTTGGGTGAAATTAAAAAATTAGAAGATTTTAATATAAAAAATTTAGATATTTTTTATAAAAAAGAGATTCAAAAAATATTACCTTTAAAAGTAGAAGAATTATCAAAAAAAATGCAACTTTTCCCAACTTCTATAAGTTTCAGAAAAAACAAAAGAACATGGGGTTCTTGTAACTATAAAAATGGTTTAAATTTCAATATTTTACTTATGAAATTTCCTATTGAAGTAATGGAATATGTGATAATTCATGAGTTAGCTCATATAAAACATAAAAATCATTCAAAAGATTTTTGGAATTTAGTTGAAGTTTATTGCCCAAATTATAGAGAAATAGAGAAAAGATTTAAGAATTTTTTATAA
- a CDS encoding DUF721 domain-containing protein, which translates to MKFIDALPLKLKKGVKFGYVKNQTLYFVLTHPVYKMEFEYNKADIKSLLKNFKIANVEDIAFFVTNVIDKKEEEKEEKPLYIERSYGIFENKAKDEKIFKKFEKIREIIKNS; encoded by the coding sequence ATGAAGTTTATCGATGCTCTTCCTTTGAAATTAAAAAAAGGCGTAAAATTTGGGTATGTAAAAAATCAAACCCTCTATTTTGTATTAACCCATCCTGTTTATAAAATGGAGTTTGAGTATAACAAAGCAGATATAAAATCATTATTAAAAAATTTCAAGATAGCAAATGTTGAAGATATAGCTTTTTTTGTAACTAATGTAATAGATAAAAAAGAGGAAGAAAAAGAGGAAAAACCTCTATATATAGAACGTTCTTATGGGATATTTGAAAATAAAGCAAAAGATGAAAAAATTTTTAAAAAATTTGAGAAAATAAGAGAAATTATAAAAAATTCTTAA
- a CDS encoding HD domain-containing phosphohydrolase, translating into MNFIKILGASGSKAKNQNTTSFQIFKDIIIDAGNVLNSLGNEAKDINHIFLTHSHADHITDLPFIIETFFEQRKTPLTIYALEETIEVLKTYSFNNVIWPDFTKIKLLNSDENSLILKKIKLNEIISIGEYQIKPIEANHITGSCGFVITKNHQSFIISGDTYTNPIIWEEINNNKTIKSLIIECSFPDKFDELARVSKHLTPNLIAKELKNLKRKDISIFFYHLKPNYEKELLKDIKKHKLLNYKGKILKEGDVIHIDTGNIENTLLSESKFEEIMKINLAFSSEHNKEKLLENILTLTRKLTNADAGTLYIKSKDEKTLQFKVVQNDSLNIFMGGTKEKLNWNDLPIFLEDGSLNNKMVAVVCANEKRIINISDVYKTTKYKFEGTKQFDKKTSYRSKSMLVIPLINHENEVIGVLQLINKIKNQEILSFDKFDEKVIISLASQAAMALTNMYLINSLEDFINAFVATIAKAIDAKSPYTKDHIAKVEKIALLLAKAINDDETIYKDVKYTQNDYKQIALAAWMHDIGKISMPEHVIDKATKLEKIFDRIHLVEQRFELIKKDKEIEYLKQLISKDEFENSIKQLNENIDFIKKTNLGGEFMLDEDIEKLENISKQTYVKNGESLPLLTQDELYNLSIKKGTLTKEEIDIIKNHAQLSLDMISELPFPKKYKDVLNIACNHHEKLNGLGYPRGLSDSQISLEDRIMILADIFEALTASTRPYKEAMKLSTVENILTTMTKRGELDKNLVDFFFNHDIFKEYSKEELKDYQLDL; encoded by the coding sequence ATGAATTTTATAAAGATTTTAGGTGCTAGTGGAAGTAAAGCAAAAAATCAAAATACAACTTCTTTTCAAATATTCAAAGATATTATAATTGATGCGGGAAATGTTTTAAACTCTTTAGGAAATGAAGCAAAAGATATCAATCACATTTTTTTAACCCATTCCCATGCTGACCATATAACTGATTTACCTTTTATAATTGAGACCTTTTTTGAACAAAGAAAAACTCCACTTACTATATACGCACTTGAAGAGACTATTGAAGTATTAAAAACCTACTCTTTTAATAACGTAATTTGGCCTGACTTTACAAAAATAAAGCTTTTAAATAGTGATGAAAATTCACTGATATTAAAAAAAATAAAATTAAATGAGATTATAAGTATTGGAGAATATCAAATAAAACCAATAGAAGCAAATCACATAACTGGTTCATGTGGTTTTGTAATTACAAAAAATCATCAAAGTTTTATAATAAGTGGAGATACTTACACAAATCCAATTATTTGGGAAGAGATAAACAATAACAAAACTATAAAATCTTTAATTATTGAGTGTTCATTCCCTGATAAATTTGATGAATTAGCTAGAGTTTCAAAACATTTAACTCCAAATTTGATAGCAAAAGAGTTAAAAAATCTAAAAAGAAAAGATATCTCTATATTTTTCTATCACTTAAAGCCAAATTATGAAAAAGAATTACTAAAAGATATAAAAAAGCATAAACTTCTAAACTATAAAGGGAAGATTTTAAAAGAAGGAGATGTTATTCATATTGATACAGGAAATATTGAAAATACTCTTTTAAGTGAAAGTAAATTTGAAGAGATTATGAAAATAAATCTAGCATTTTCTTCAGAACACAATAAAGAAAAACTACTTGAAAATATTTTAACTCTAACAAGAAAATTAACAAATGCCGATGCTGGAACTTTATATATAAAATCAAAAGATGAAAAAACTTTACAATTCAAAGTTGTTCAAAATGATAGTTTAAATATTTTTATGGGTGGTACTAAAGAAAAACTTAATTGGAATGATTTACCAATTTTTTTGGAAGATGGTTCACTAAACAACAAAATGGTTGCTGTAGTTTGTGCTAATGAAAAAAGAATAATAAATATTTCAGATGTTTATAAAACAACGAAATATAAATTTGAAGGGACAAAACAGTTCGATAAAAAAACCTCTTATCGTTCAAAATCAATGCTTGTAATACCACTTATAAATCATGAAAATGAAGTTATAGGAGTTTTACAACTAATAAATAAAATAAAGAATCAAGAAATTTTAAGTTTTGATAAATTTGATGAAAAAGTGATAATCTCTTTGGCTTCACAAGCTGCTATGGCTCTTACAAATATGTATTTAATAAATAGTTTAGAAGACTTTATAAATGCATTTGTAGCAACTATTGCAAAAGCTATTGATGCAAAATCTCCATACACAAAAGATCATATAGCAAAAGTTGAAAAAATAGCTTTACTTTTAGCAAAAGCGATAAATGATGATGAGACAATTTATAAAGATGTAAAATATACTCAAAATGATTATAAACAAATAGCTCTTGCTGCATGGATGCATGATATTGGAAAAATTTCAATGCCAGAACATGTAATAGATAAAGCAACTAAATTAGAAAAAATATTTGACAGAATTCATCTAGTAGAACAAAGATTTGAATTAATAAAAAAAGATAAAGAGATAGAGTATTTAAAACAACTTATTAGTAAAGATGAGTTTGAAAATAGTATAAAACAGCTGAATGAAAATATAGATTTTATCAAAAAAACAAATCTTGGAGGAGAGTTTATGCTTGATGAAGATATAGAAAAACTTGAGAATATTTCTAAACAAACTTATGTTAAAAATGGTGAATCACTTCCTTTATTAACTCAAGATGAACTATATAATTTATCGATTAAAAAAGGAACTCTTACAAAAGAAGAAATTGATATCATAAAAAATCATGCCCAATTATCTCTTGATATGATTTCAGAATTACCTTTTCCAAAAAAATATAAAGATGTATTAAATATTGCTTGTAATCACCATGAAAAACTAAATGGTTTAGGTTATCCAAGAGGTTTAAGTGATTCACAAATCAGTTTAGAAGATAGAATTATGATTTTAGCTGATATTTTTGAAGCTTTAACAGCTTCAACAAGACCATATAAAGAAGCTATGAAATTATCAACTGTTGAAAATATTTTAACAACAATGACAAAAAGAGGAGAATTAGATAAGAATTTAGTTGATTTTTTCTTTAACCATGACATTTTCAAAGAGTACTCAAAAGAAGAATTAAAAGATTATCAATTAGATTTATGA